Proteins from a genomic interval of Polaribacter sp. Q13:
- the cysK gene encoding cysteine synthase A, whose translation MKINNILEGIGNTPVVRLAKLFPNANVWMKLEKANPGGSIKDRIALAMIEDAESKNLINKDTEIIEPTSGNTGVGLAMVAAVKNLKLTLVMPESMSIERRALMKAYGANLVLTPKELGLGGTITKANEMVAENKNAWMPSQFTNPANPKIHHETTAQEVVNDFPEGLDYLITGVGTGGHITGMAEVLKEKFPSIKVLAVEPSGSAIISGGEPGPHKLQGIGPGFFPETFNRNIIDGAVKITNEEAFAEVRNIAKTEGILVGISTGASLAAVRKQLPTLQGEEIILTMNYDTGERYLSVEGLLTD comes from the coding sequence ATGAAAATAAATAATATCTTAGAAGGCATTGGGAATACACCCGTTGTAAGATTGGCAAAATTATTTCCAAACGCAAATGTTTGGATGAAACTAGAAAAAGCGAATCCAGGTGGAAGTATAAAAGACAGAATTGCATTGGCAATGATTGAAGATGCTGAAAGTAAAAACCTTATTAATAAAGATACCGAAATCATAGAGCCAACCTCTGGTAACACTGGTGTTGGTTTAGCCATGGTTGCAGCGGTAAAAAACTTAAAACTTACCCTTGTAATGCCCGAATCTATGTCTATAGAAAGACGTGCATTAATGAAAGCTTATGGAGCAAATCTTGTGCTTACTCCAAAAGAACTTGGTTTGGGAGGTACTATTACAAAGGCAAACGAAATGGTAGCAGAAAATAAAAATGCGTGGATGCCATCTCAATTTACAAACCCAGCAAACCCAAAAATACACCATGAAACAACTGCTCAAGAAGTGGTTAATGATTTTCCAGAAGGTTTAGATTACTTAATTACAGGAGTTGGAACTGGTGGACATATTACTGGTATGGCTGAAGTTTTAAAAGAAAAATTTCCAAGTATAAAAGTATTGGCTGTAGAACCTAGCGGCTCTGCTATTATTTCTGGAGGAGAACCAGGACCTCATAAATTACAAGGAATTGGCCCAGGGTTTTTTCCTGAAACTTTCAATAGAAATATAATTGATGGTGCTGTTAAAATAACAAATGAAGAAGCATTTGCAGAGGTTAGAAACATTGCAAAAACGGAAGGAATTTTAGTAGGTATTTCTACAGGAGCCTCTTTAGCTGCTGTTAGAAAACAACTACCAACATTACAAGGAGAAGAAATCATATTAACTATGAATTACGATACAGGAGAACGTTACCTTTCTGTAGAAGGTCTTTTAACAGATTAA